From one Planococcus citri chromosome 3, ihPlaCitr1.1, whole genome shotgun sequence genomic stretch:
- the LOC135841865 gene encoding uncharacterized protein LOC135841865 has product MDIRLVLLASSFCAAAVFGFPTEQADESVLGKAYRVIQECGDKDLSICLKMRALTYVDKVLRKSEDISIIDGITLVKSNANPEAYRGLNARALSQDELDASLPKNADEKNTQVENMLFDRMARFLETHTLQLKVPESSISEMKRSIDEARDKKKKAAKKILPALAMMLIFKVIASIPFILGTLALLAFKALLIGKIALVLSAIIGLKKLLDSKHHQTYEVVSHPHHAEEHGHFAARSYKDPQELAYNAYVPNKVD; this is encoded by the exons ATGGATATAAGATTAGTGCTTCTTGCCAGCAGCTTTTGCGCCGCCGCCGTTTTCGGTTTCCCGACCGAGCAAGCCGACGAATCGGTGCTCGGTAAGGCTTACCGGGTGATACAAGAATGCGGAGATAAAGATTTATCCATATGTTTGAAAATGCGCGCTTTAACCTACGTCGATAAAGTTTTACGTAAATCCGAAGATATCAGCATCATCGACGGTATCACCTTAGTCAAAAGTAACGCCAATCCCGAAGCTTACCGAGGTCTGAATGCCAGAGCTTTATCGCAAGACGAACTCGACGCCAGCTTACCGAAAAACGCCGACGAAAAGAATACCCAAGTTGAGAATATGTTATTCGACAGAATGGCCAGATTCTTAGAAACACACACTTTACAACTCAAAGTTCCTGAATCGTCCATCAGCGAAATGAAACGCAGCATTGACGAAG CTCGTGACAAAAAGAAGAAAGCCGCCAAAAAAATCTTGCCAGCTTTAGCCATGATGCTCATCTTCAAAGTGATCGCCTCCATTCCATTCATCTTGGGAACGCTCGCTTTACTTGCCTTCAAAGCCCTGCTCATCGGTAAAATCGCCCTCGTCTTATCCGCCATCATCGGGCTTAAAAAGCTCTTGGACAGCAAACACCACCAAACCTATGAAGTCGTCTCTCACCCCCACCACGCCGAAGAACACGGTCATTTCGCCGCCAGGTCGTACAAAGACCCGCAAGAATTGGCCTACAATGCTTACGTGCCAAACAAAGTTGACTAA